A stretch of the Thiohalospira halophila DSM 15071 genome encodes the following:
- a CDS encoding insulinase family protein — MSNSPATVPQGEHHGHPAFESLGARPIEALQVTVETWRHRATGAIHYHIAADNPENVFLVGLRTMPQDSTGVAHILEHTVLCGSQNYPVRDPFFMMIRRSLNTFMNALTSSDWTAYPFASTNRKDFFNLLDVYLDAVFFANLDEMDFAQEGHRLEFKEPSDPTTPLVRRGVVYNEMKGAMSSATAVLFQELTRYLFPTVTYHHNSGGDPEQIPQLTHEQLKAFYASHYHPSNAVFMTFGDLPVGEIQTAIEERALSAFQRLDRRMEVPDEHRYHAPVRVEEGYAVDGPDTARKTHHVLGWLLGRSTDLAEQLRAQVLSGVLLDNSASPLRHALESSDLGTNPSPLLGVEDSNKEMAFVCGLEGSDPEHADAVERLVLDTLEEVAREGVPAERVEAVLHQIEISQREIEGDGMPFGLQIILDGLSAAIHRGDPVGVWDLDTALAELRAEAAEPDFIPRLVRERLLDNPHRVRLTLRPEPEMTQRRESAERTHLDAIAATLDHDQRQQLVERAAELADRQNREDDPELLPKVGIEDIPPAAEPPDFTTLAGTSAPASFYGQGTNGLVYQQVVVELPELEPELLELLPLYTDCLTEVGVGERDYREAQAWQDAVTGGIHAYSTVQGGVADVQTTAGHLVLGGKALARNADHLSELLEATLNGARFDEHDWLRDIVAEQRARQERAVTGQGHVLAMRAASAGMAPAASLTHRLRGLEGLRRLKALDSAMEDDEGAVRAFAERLLALHERIRQAPRRFLLVGEPEHAEGLERAVNAHWPTAPAAEEFAGLALPPVREAVHQLWVTQSQVSFCARAYPTVTKDHPDAAPLTALGVLLRNQFLHRAIREQGGAYGAGASQDVDNAAFRFFSYRDPRIQGTLDDFDAAVEWFLGRDHDWSAVEESILGVVSSLDKPRSPAGEARQDFHGRLYGRTPEVRQRFRDRVLAVRQADLERVAREYLAEGTSSTAVVTGAFGAETADDLGLVVERLES; from the coding sequence ATGAGCAACAGCCCCGCGACGGTCCCGCAAGGGGAGCACCACGGCCACCCGGCCTTCGAATCCCTGGGAGCACGGCCCATCGAGGCCCTGCAGGTCACCGTGGAGACCTGGCGCCACCGCGCCACTGGCGCCATCCACTACCACATCGCGGCGGACAATCCCGAGAACGTCTTCCTGGTGGGGCTGCGGACCATGCCCCAGGACTCCACCGGCGTGGCCCATATCCTGGAGCACACCGTCCTCTGCGGCAGCCAGAACTACCCGGTGCGCGACCCCTTCTTCATGATGATCCGGCGGTCGCTGAACACCTTCATGAACGCGCTGACCAGCAGCGACTGGACTGCCTATCCCTTCGCGAGCACCAACCGCAAGGACTTCTTCAACCTCCTGGACGTCTACCTGGACGCGGTCTTCTTCGCCAATCTCGACGAGATGGACTTCGCCCAGGAGGGCCACCGGCTGGAGTTCAAGGAGCCCTCGGACCCCACCACGCCCCTGGTCCGGCGCGGGGTCGTCTACAACGAGATGAAGGGGGCGATGAGCTCCGCCACGGCGGTGCTCTTCCAGGAGCTCACGCGCTATCTCTTCCCCACGGTCACCTACCACCACAACAGCGGCGGTGACCCGGAGCAGATCCCGCAGCTCACCCACGAGCAGCTCAAGGCCTTCTACGCCAGCCACTACCACCCCTCCAATGCCGTCTTCATGACCTTCGGCGACCTGCCGGTGGGCGAGATCCAGACCGCCATCGAGGAGCGGGCGCTCTCCGCCTTCCAGCGGCTGGACCGGCGGATGGAGGTGCCGGACGAGCATCGTTACCACGCCCCCGTGCGGGTAGAGGAGGGCTACGCCGTGGACGGGCCCGACACCGCGCGCAAGACCCACCACGTGCTGGGCTGGCTGCTGGGCCGCTCCACCGACCTGGCCGAGCAGCTGCGCGCCCAGGTCCTCTCCGGCGTGCTGCTGGACAACAGCGCCTCGCCCCTGCGCCACGCCCTGGAGAGCAGCGACCTGGGGACCAACCCCTCGCCGCTGCTGGGGGTGGAGGACTCCAACAAGGAGATGGCCTTCGTCTGCGGCCTGGAGGGCTCCGATCCCGAGCACGCCGACGCCGTGGAGCGCCTGGTCCTGGATACCCTGGAGGAGGTGGCCCGGGAGGGCGTCCCCGCCGAGCGGGTGGAGGCGGTCCTCCACCAGATCGAGATCAGCCAGCGGGAGATCGAGGGCGACGGTATGCCCTTCGGCCTCCAGATCATCCTCGACGGGCTCTCCGCTGCCATCCACCGGGGTGACCCGGTGGGCGTCTGGGACTTGGACACCGCCCTGGCGGAGCTGCGCGCCGAGGCCGCCGAGCCCGACTTCATCCCGCGGCTGGTCCGCGAGCGGCTGCTGGACAACCCCCACCGGGTGCGGCTGACCCTGCGTCCGGAGCCGGAGATGACCCAGCGCCGGGAGTCGGCGGAACGCACCCACCTGGATGCCATTGCCGCCACCCTGGACCATGACCAGCGCCAGCAACTGGTGGAACGGGCCGCGGAGCTGGCCGACCGCCAGAACCGGGAAGACGACCCGGAGCTGCTGCCGAAGGTGGGCATCGAGGACATCCCGCCGGCGGCCGAGCCGCCGGACTTTACCACCCTGGCGGGTACGTCCGCCCCGGCCAGCTTCTACGGCCAGGGCACCAACGGCCTGGTCTACCAGCAGGTGGTGGTGGAGCTCCCCGAGCTGGAGCCGGAGCTGCTGGAACTGCTGCCCCTGTACACCGACTGCCTCACCGAGGTGGGGGTGGGCGAGCGCGACTATCGCGAGGCCCAGGCATGGCAGGATGCCGTCACCGGCGGGATCCACGCCTACAGCACCGTCCAGGGCGGCGTGGCCGACGTCCAGACCACCGCCGGCCACCTGGTCCTGGGCGGCAAGGCCCTGGCGCGTAATGCCGACCATCTCTCCGAGCTGCTGGAGGCCACCCTCAACGGCGCCCGCTTCGATGAACACGACTGGCTGCGCGACATCGTCGCCGAGCAGCGCGCCCGCCAGGAGCGGGCGGTTACCGGGCAGGGCCACGTCCTGGCCATGCGCGCCGCCTCCGCCGGCATGGCCCCGGCGGCGTCGCTAACCCACCGCCTGCGCGGCCTGGAGGGGCTGCGGCGGCTCAAGGCGCTGGATAGCGCCATGGAGGATGACGAGGGCGCGGTCCGCGCCTTTGCCGAGCGGCTGTTGGCCCTGCACGAGCGCATCCGGCAGGCGCCCCGGCGTTTCCTCCTGGTGGGAGAGCCGGAGCATGCCGAGGGGCTGGAGAGGGCGGTCAACGCCCACTGGCCGACGGCACCGGCCGCCGAGGAGTTCGCCGGGCTGGCCCTGCCGCCGGTGCGCGAGGCCGTCCACCAGCTCTGGGTGACCCAGAGCCAGGTGAGCTTCTGCGCCCGCGCCTATCCCACGGTGACCAAGGACCATCCCGATGCCGCGCCGCTCACCGCCCTGGGCGTGCTGCTGCGCAACCAGTTCCTCCACCGGGCCATCCGCGAGCAGGGCGGCGCCTACGGCGCCGGCGCCAGCCAGGACGTGGACAACGCCGCCTTCCGCTTCTTCTCCTACCGCGATCCGCGGATCCAGGGAACGCTGGACGACTTCGACGCCGCGGTGGAGTGGTTCCTGGGCCGCGACCACGACTGGTCGGCGGTGGAGGAGTCCATCCTCGGGGTGGTCTCCTCCCTGGACAAGCCGCGCTCCCCGGCCGGCGAGGCGCGCCAGGACTTCCACGGCCGCCTCTACGGCCGCACCCCGGAGGTGCGCCAGCGCTTCCGCGACCGGGTGCTCGCCGTGCGCCAGGCCGATCTGGAGCGGGTCGCCCGGGAATACCTGGCCGAGGGCACCTCGAGCACCGCGGTGGTCACCGGCGCCTTCGGGGCGGAGACCGCCGACGACCTGGGGCTGGTGGTGGAGCGTCTGGAGTCCTGA